In Methanococcoides sp. LMO-2, a single window of DNA contains:
- a CDS encoding 4Fe-4S binding protein has protein sequence MTDEEKPMEVSREMDIQDNHILYKLVSDRSEKTLDYDYKRCMGCGICVRICPTKALELGPIKEIATGMDAPPVMMDLEKCTFCSMCVNFCPVTALEMRTEGDFPEEELFPVLEYKVEMNEKCVPCSLCEAACPEDAIELEYTFPKKEEIAPLKENAKGEIEIDTDKCNLCGICAYFCDAFLMLEKEATPTDPMPFEQLIVDEDMCDYCMLCQDICPENAIKVKGERPCEPPVVSGHVTVDDDKCTRCGWCDAVCPYDAVDLVKPFEGELVLVDEHVEKCDTQGCHACFNICPSHLWYVPEDGKKIAAVHDLCTYCGACVNACPVDVMKVARSKVNHTEIPDTPWAAEWKDAIDSLLTKERKRPDLSRALEVEPEPLKEHVDIAFPDVDEEMMAKVSERMQKAKDSITEPKFRRILNKGKAEEVHRSIQK, from the coding sequence ATGACCGACGAAGAGAAGCCCATGGAAGTCTCAAGGGAGATGGACATACAGGACAACCACATTCTTTACAAGCTGGTCTCCGACAGGTCTGAAAAGACGCTTGATTACGATTACAAACGATGTATGGGATGCGGGATCTGTGTAAGGATCTGTCCCACAAAGGCACTGGAGCTCGGACCCATCAAGGAAATAGCCACAGGCATGGACGCACCGCCTGTGATGATGGACCTTGAGAAGTGCACCTTCTGTTCCATGTGCGTGAACTTCTGCCCGGTAACAGCGCTGGAAATGCGGACTGAAGGAGATTTCCCTGAAGAGGAGCTTTTCCCTGTACTGGAGTACAAGGTCGAGATGAACGAGAAATGTGTCCCTTGCTCTCTCTGTGAAGCAGCCTGCCCGGAGGATGCCATTGAACTGGAATACACATTCCCTAAAAAGGAAGAGATAGCACCACTGAAGGAGAACGCCAAAGGCGAGATCGAGATAGACACCGATAAGTGTAACCTTTGCGGCATTTGTGCGTATTTCTGTGATGCCTTCCTAATGCTGGAAAAGGAAGCGACACCGACCGACCCCATGCCATTCGAGCAACTTATCGTTGACGAAGACATGTGCGATTACTGTATGCTCTGCCAGGATATATGTCCCGAGAATGCCATCAAGGTCAAGGGCGAGCGTCCCTGCGAACCGCCAGTTGTCTCAGGACATGTCACCGTTGACGATGACAAATGCACACGCTGTGGCTGGTGTGATGCTGTATGCCCTTATGACGCGGTCGACCTGGTCAAGCCGTTCGAAGGCGAACTTGTCCTTGTCGATGAACACGTTGAGAAATGCGACACGCAGGGCTGTCATGCATGTTTCAACATCTGCCCTTCACACCTCTGGTACGTTCCTGAGGACGGAAAGAAGATCGCAGCAGTACACGACCTCTGCACTTACTGCGGAGCATGTGTTAATGCCTGTCCTGTGGATGTTATGAAAGTCGCACGCAGCAAGGTGAATCACACTGAGATACCTGACACGCCCTGGGCAGCAGAGTGGAAAGATGCCATCGATTCACTGCTGACAAAGGAAAGGAAACGACCGGACCTGTCCAGGGCACTTGAAGTCGAACCCGAGCCTCTGAAAGAACATGTGGACATCGCGTTCCCTGATGTCGATGAAGAAATGATGGCAAAGGTTTCTGAAAGGATGCAGAAAGCAAAGGATTCCATCACTGAACCGAAGTTCAGGAGGATACTGAACAAAGGCAAGGCTGAAGAGGTCCACCGGTCAATTCAGAAATGA